A stretch of DNA from Cryptomeria japonica chromosome 4, Sugi_1.0, whole genome shotgun sequence:
cctctcacttggccttatgggctactcaggaggtaggccctctaatggGTTACACAATCTAAAAAATGGGTCTGGTTTTTTTATCACCTAGTTAATGTGAGAGCATAATCACCTACCACTTTGACAAACACAACAAACATTGATTGATTAATCTCCTAAATTAATCTAAGTGCAACTACTTTAAgaagacagagatgcaagattttttttttaatttttcaacatgCTGTAAATTAACTACCTACTTAAACTATGTGAACAAAATGAATTAATTACTACCTCCTAATTAATCTAGATTCCTAAATACATGTAAAAACACTTGCAAAACCACCAGTTAGTAGTTTTAGAACTCCTGTCTTTGACAGTCAAAATTACCTATGACAAATTTGTTAACTGTGCTTTGCAAATGCACCAAAGAAGTAGATGCGCTAAAATACTATGCAAAAGCGCTATTGTATTCGGCAAATGTGCTATCCTAATCAATAGATATGCTAAATAAACTTTCAGAAGTGCTAAACAATTACAAACTCGCTATAATGATATGCAAAAGCACTAAAAGTAAGAATGAAAACACCACTATAATGGATAAAAGCGCTAAAACAAAGGATGCAGATGCTAAACTTTGAATAAAAACACTAAATTGTTAGACAAAAGTGAAAATCTACAAACTACCTACACGCATGAACAAGAAAAATGAGAAAATTGAAgctcgagccccacggtgggcgccaaaatgtgtaacctaaaaaataaaatagaaactatGAAAGCTCCTAGATTACCAATGAAACAAAATACAGGAAATAATTTCAAAAGAAATAAACTCCCCTTTgttgtcccattgtgtcctatcatCTTCTACTCTTGAGTTATATGACTTGATTGCTCTCAGACTCCACTATAATGTTCTTCAAGATGACAACGATGAACAAAAGTAGTCTTTGATTTCTAAATGCAAGCTAAATATGCAAAATGATATTATGAAGCTATATGGTATCTAAGATAAGCCCAAGGCACACTATGAAAATGCTCAAAATGCTCTAAAATGATTGGAGTGCAAGATTAGGATTAGATTCAAACTAGTGAAAATGCATCTTTTATAGATTTTCCATGAGCAAAATCCCATGTGGTAAAAATCAATGGTTGAGAGTGAATCTTGATAAGTTAATGGCTATGATTTgattggttgagatgtgagagaagaaagtggaagatgttcctcctacacatacaggatggaggaaaaggtgggagAGAAATCTAAGTGGAAGCTTGCTAGAGTTGACCATAGTTAGAACCTccaagaatataggatagttggagacaaTCTAGGAAACACAAGGCAAATGGAGTTTGACTAGGATGAGGTGGACACaacctcctccaaagatgtaggagtagTGGAGGGAATATAGGAAGTGTGAGTTCAAGATAATGTAGCTAattaaaaatagggaaaattaataTTTAGCCACATGAAAAATGAGTTGGCAAGATAAGCTGATGTGGAAAAGAGTGAGGTGGAAAAggtagataattaaataattttgaattatttaatcaagaaggctttaggaaaataattaattaactaatgaatgtttaattaattaattaaaaatagaaaaataggataaatggattaaaataaataaaattttcaatttatttatttaattgaaaaataataattaagtaaataataaatatttatttaataaatcataaccatttttttttttaataagtaaatagctacAAAAGGGTAGCACCCTTGTATTAAAAAAGATGGAGAATACAAGGCCTAATTCAATaagagcggtagggggaaagaatcaggaagaaaaccccctaccatagcTCTAATCCATGGAAAAGAGAAATCAACACAGGACTGGATGAGGACAACAATATACTGACCTCTTAAAGACACAGAGGTCATAAGACAAAAACAGACAATCTCAAACAACAGAGAGACCAGAGGGCTTAGAGCCAACCAGAGTCACAAAGAATCATCAGAAGCATTATCCACGAGCGTATTCCGCATAAATCataaccatttttaggtgtatacaattaaaacataaaatacagTATCTTAATAAAaacttaatattaattacaatatcaaaatatgctaataatttaatattaattatgatATCTTTGGGTGTACTTTACGTATATCTTTCACTGTACTTTACTTAGATTCCTCTAAAGATAAGTATGCTAGTAAATATTTGGTCTTATAGATCTAATAATAGTCAAGCTTCAAACTTTGAGCTCATGAATTTTAGGAAGTTGGTGTCCCTTTTAAATGGACAAGTGAAGTGATAAAAATAGTTTAAAAGAAAATTTAACCTACAAAATTTATTGATAAGAATTTAATAATTATACTTTGATGACATATAACTAAACATATCCCCTAAATTGATGATGGGAAAATTTCGAATCCCActctaaaaaaaatttatatttgaaaaTGGATTAATCTTAATGAATTTTTTTGAAGAAGCAAGACAACCAAATGTTAATCTCCTCAATATCATTAAAATTTCTTCCACCGTTCATTCATTAAATTGAATTCTAATCTTTTTTCCCTCCTATTAAGTCCATTAGGACAACTTCCTTGAGGTGACGAAACGCTGGTTTTGGGGTTTAACAATCTGACAAATTATGTAATGCCACGTGGTAAGGATAAGTATAGAGTGTAAGAAATTCTTATCCCAATGGGAGGAAGAGTTGAGGTATTCTTGTGGCGAAGCAAACCTCCTCTGTTCTGGCTATGGCTATGGCGATGTCTATCACTTTAACGAGTACTGGTACTAGCTCTATGCGCAGGGCATTTGCAATTCAACCGCCCCGGATTTCTTCCCCAAATCTTCTTCCTTCCTCTACCCGCAAACACACTGGGTTAAGACTGATTGCAAATGCAAGTGCAGTGAGCAGTGAATTCAGGATAACCGAACTGCCGCCAGTGGCAAAGGAGGAGTTTTATGCTGCCTCGGTGCTGGACATTGAAGAAGTCGCCCCAGGCATCCGTTGTGTTGCTGTGGAAGCTGAAATCTCCAGAGAAGTAAACTCTTTTCCTCTCCTCTGTACAAATTTTCTTaatttgaattagggttagggcacgggAGTAATGTGATGCATGATTCAGCTGGTGCACAGAGAGGATGCGTACAGGAGGGCTGGACAATTGGCGAGAgtgagagtgggagagagagagttGAAGGTGCCCGTGTGCAGCGCCCCCTTCTCGAGGGATTGCAACTGGAGCGTGGTGTATAAGGCGCGAGGAGACATGCCTTCAGGGGCCATGAAAGCGCCCAATTCGACCTTGTCGGTGAAGGCGCCCCTGCAGCTGCACGTTACTCAGCAACATCTGCCCGATCTCTTCGCCCTCTCCCCGGGAGATGAGCTGCAACTCGGCCCCTTTGATGAGGCGTCGGGCCTCGATCTGCGTCCCCTGCTCTTCATCTCAGGGTTTCCAACAGTGCTAATTTTCGCCTCGGGGAGAGGCATTGCGGTGTCAAAGGCCATCATTGAGGCCAATGAAGGAGACAATGGCAGTATTAATTTGGGTTTCCGGGAAGAAGTGCGCCTCTATTACTCTGCTCCTGATCCAGCCCTCATAGCTTACAAGGTAAATCTCAATTGCTTTAAATGACAAACAATGCTCCAGCTATTTACATATTGTCTCTTGCTGCTTCAAGATTCGATTGTGTGAGTGATTGTGTGAGAGTTTTTCATCAGGAttcaaatcaatcacactttgtGAATTATCATCAGAATAGTAGTATAAAGAGATTAAAAATTAAGATTCACATATCAGATTGTGTAGTCATCAGAATGGTAAAAAGCATAAACAGGTTGTGTAATCATCAGAATGGTAAAAagcataaagaaataaaaaaattgggACTTACACATCAGATTGTGTAGTCATTAGAATGATAAAAAGCATAAAGAAATAAAAAAGTTTGGACTTACACATCAGATTGTGTAGAGATCAGATTGTGTAGTCATTCTAGAGATCAGATTGTGTATTCATATGGTAAAAAGCATAAAGAGATCGTGTAATCATCAGAATGGTAAAAAGCATAAAGAAATTAAAAAGTTAGGATTTACATATTGCAATCGGCTGATTGGCTTCCATGGGCTGTTTACTTACAGGCCTCAATATCAGATTGTGTAGTCATCAGAATGGTAAAAAGCATAAAGAGGTTGTGTAATCATCAGAATGGTAAAAAGCATAAAGAAATCAAAATGTTGGGACTTACACATCAGATTGTGTAGTCATTTTAGAGATCAGATTGTGTAGTCATCAGAATGGTAAAAAGCATAAAGAAATAAAAAAGCTAGGACTTACACATTAGATTGTGTAGTCGTTCTAGAGATCAGATTGTGTAGTCATATGGTAAAAAGCATAAAGAGATTGTGTAATCATCAGAATGGTAAAAAGCATAAAGAAACTAAAAAGTTAGGATTTAAATATTGCAATCGGCTGATTGGCTTCCATGGGCTGTTTACTTACAGGCCTCAATATCAGATTGTGTAGTCAGCAGAATGGTAAAAAGCATAAAGAGGTTGTGTAATCATCATAATGGTAAAAAgcataaagaaataaaaaatttgggACTTAGAGATTGTGTAGTCATTTTAGAGATCAGATTGTGTAGTCATCAGAATGGTAAAAAGCATAAAGCAATAAAAAAGTTAGGACTTACACATTAGATTGTGTAGTCATTCTAGAGATCAGATTGTGTAGTCATATGGTAAAAAGCATAAAGAGATTGTGTAATCATCAGAATGATAAAAAgcataaagaaattaaaaaagtaGGATTTAATATTGTTTgttgttttgaaaaaaattaggaCGTACTTCAATCGGCTGATTGGCTTCCATGGGCTGTTTACTTACAGGCCTCAATTGCTTCTGTGTGTCCAGTTTTAATTTTTGTTATGCATTTCAGGGCAAGTTTGAGGAGTGGGAGAAAAGGAAAGTAAAAACTCGAACTACTGTGTTGAGTAGAGGCGAGCAAGAATGGGATGGCTTTGTGGGCTCTTTCACTCATCTTTGGGACGAGGATGATATTGAATACAATCCAGAGACAACGGCAGCTATTGTTTGTGTGGAAGAGGATGCAAGGGATGAATTAAAGGAGCTGCTTTCTGGTGCCGAAATTCCAGATAAGCAAGTTTTATATTGGAATGCCGCATTGTGATATGAGATGAGTTTAGCGGTGTAAGCTCAGGCATCCTGTTGCTGCGAAATAGAGTTAGGGAGTTCGTATACAAGCTCTGTTTTTGACTCAAACCTTGGTGAAAAGTATAATGGTGAAATTATCATATTCATGTCAATAGTTTATGGTTTATGGTTGGAATTTTTTAATGTATAAATCAGTGGTAGGTATAGTCTTGCATTTATTATTTACTCTAATAACATATTGATGAGTGGTATATCCTTGCACTAATCACTTAATGTAATAACATATTAATAAGTGGTATATTATTGCATTACGTTTGGTTCATCATTCTATTTCTGTTCATCTTTATTTATTTCCATCAATACTAATCTTCGTACATTCATCATTTAGTTAGTTAATAGGCAGGCATTACACATGAGAATTAAGTATCTCTTAAAGAAGAGTTTGTCAATTTCCTTGGGcttgaaatttttatttattttttggtctAAAACTCATAACGAGGAGTTGAAACATTCCTCGTTGGATTCTTGGAAACTCACAATTAATAATTCTTATCTCCTTTTCATGCATTCGATGGCGGCCTTATCTGCTCCAATATCCAAAAGCAGCGAGTTTAGAAATTTTTAAGGTGAAAGAGTTCAATTTTAGGAATGGGGATTTTTTTTTGTGTTGGGTGTGCATTGGCTAGGCAATTGTGGGTATTATTGAGAAGTGGGGTTGGTTTGTGAAGCCAGCAGAGCTAGGCATGCACTTTGTCAATCCTTGTGGAAGAATAGGTCGCTTGCACTTTGTTTACTTGCCTTCAATACTTGGACGTGTTGTGATTAAAACAAATATATAATTTGCCTTTTCATTTACCAGTCCAGTTCAAACGATTTGGGTTTTCATTTTGTTGAATTGCGCTTCACTTTGAATGAACCAGGTCATGTGTCTTAACACACTTGAATTGGGCATTGATATGGTCAAATAGGCCACGTTGCTTGAGTTGTGTTTCACCATTTTTTGTATATGGGGTTTCCGCAATTAATAATTCTTATCCCCTTTGCATGCATTAGGTAGCATTCTTATCTCTTTCGCATGCATTTTATGGCAACCTTATTTGCTTTGGCATCCAAAAGCACCTTCATTTTTTTTTGATGTAGAAAGCCATTCTTGATGATATGGAGACCAATATTTAGATGCACttagtttttgttttttatattattttctttctCTTGAGCATTTGTGTTCTTTGATATGGAGATTTTTTCTATGTAGATCAATTTTCATCCATTTCCTTAAATCCAAAGATGCAAAGTGAaccattcaagaactcaatgatGAATATTTGGACAGTAGGGTGATTTTGGTATATTTGACTCACTTATACCTATGCAAACTGCTAAGAATGCATCTAGGAATCCTTTCCCCCTTCACGTAGGGTGCTCTAGGGTGTCTATGGAAAATAATTGGGTCTGTGAAGGGCGATGCTAGTGAATTCCATAATTGTTGGTtaaataaaaagtttgaaatattgtATTTAATTTCTTGCCACTGAAACACTTTAATTTTGATCGGAAGTTTTGTACCTGGTTTCTTCAATTTGATACAACTTGTGCAAAATGTACATAAAATATTGAAATCTTAGCTATTTTTTGCTACAAAAAAATGTTGGAtgtgttttttattttgatgaacTTGGGGTTTGATTCACTATGGAAAAAATGTTGGACgtgttttttattttgatgaacTTGGGGTTTGATTCACTATGGAAAGATGTTGCAAATAATTATCAATTATTAAAGATAGGTATATGATACATTTTAATAAGGAAACActtaaattaatcattaattaatgcTGTATTAtattcttacaaaaatatttaCTCAACATTAATTCTATTTGTTTTAAGTTTAATCTTAAAATGTAGTGTATTTAATATTAATCGCCTCCCACCTTAGTTGATCTACTAGTAAACACATTTTATGTAAAATCCAATCAGCATATGCATTGCATGTTCTTTTTGTGCAAGTGCTAGTTTTCATTATTACACCCTCATTTATAATTCTATAGTTTTTCTTCTTTTAAAAATATCATTCTAGCCCTAAGGTCATTGTTGTGCGACTTGGGATTCACTTGGTTCAATTTTTAGACACAAGGAAATGaacttgaaattcaaattttttaactTCAAATTTTAAGTTTTCTATCCACTTCTACTAATCGCTCTGAGCCAACTTGGCTCACATTTAGGTACCATGTTACCATGACAAGATATATAAGAACATTCAATCGACAtgttttttaaattagattttatatCACTCCCATCATTTAGGACATATGCATGCCTATCTATATTGACATTAATATTGTTAATCATTATTTAGTTGTCTTACCAAAATGGTTTGACCTAGGATTAGCCATTCACCTATCGAGTTAGCAAACTCCTAAACAATGTTTCCGAGCACCATCTTGATAAGTTCATATACCTCAAAGGTGAAGGTGGATAGATTTTCGTGTGCACATTCTATTAATTGACTCTACACAATAGATGTCAGAGCCATGCATAGGATCAAATTTGCAATTGGTTAAACTCACATTTTTTAAGAATCAAACCATAAACTTTTTAAGCTAACACATCTTGAGGCAAAGATCATATAGTGGCAGTTAATTACTTAACAATGATGAGTCAATTCTAAACTACTTCAACATCATTCTTCCATCATTACCTTAGAATTAACTACCTCTATAAATTgcatttaattttcatatattaaatgtaattattTATCCCAACTAATTAAGCTAATATTAAACTGCTATAGGAGAAGATGAGATTCACTCCTCTTCAAAGAAAGCTAGCCCCAATACCCATACCAAAGTTCAATAGACTTCAAGAGGAATGGGAGATCACAATGGACCTCAACCAATTGTAGTTTCACTGGTtattgttttgttgcaaattttttttggcatttttgcttgtGCTTTGGCATGTGTCCTTATTAGTAGATGATTTGTTATCTTGTTT
This window harbors:
- the LOC131047475 gene encoding fruit protein pKIWI502, whose protein sequence is MAMAMSITLTSTGTSSMRRAFAIQPPRISSPNLLPSSTRKHTGLRLIANASAVSSEFRITELPPVAKEEFYAASVLDIEEVAPGIRCVAVEAEISRELVHREDAYRRAGQLARVRVGERELKVPVCSAPFSRDCNWSVVYKARGDMPSGAMKAPNSTLSVKAPLQLHVTQQHLPDLFALSPGDELQLGPFDEASGLDLRPLLFISGFPTVLIFASGRGIAVSKAIIEANEGDNGSINLGFREEVRLYYSAPDPALIAYKGKFEEWEKRKVKTRTTVLSRGEQEWDGFVGSFTHLWDEDDIEYNPETTAAIVCVEEDARDELKELLSGAEIPDKQVLYWNAAL